In Candidatus Roseilinea sp., one DNA window encodes the following:
- the rsmA gene encoding ribosomal RNA small subunit methyltransferase A: MSSRRQARGIVPRKSLGQNFLTDDATARRIVEAAEIERDDLAFEIGPGTGALTVHLVERAGWVVAIELDQALIPVLQDALGEARNITVVHGDALEVDFAGLVREAERAFGRPFKAIRFVANLPYYITSAAIRRILECGLPIATIVLTVQTEVAERVTAQPPNMSLLAVSVQFYGRPELLFKIPPSRFYPQPEVESAVLRIRPHAQPPDIGAQAFFRVVKAGFSQPRKQLRNTLAAGLGLNKAQVEAILMQSGIEPGRRAETINVEEWKELTKIFMSIKKSVA, from the coding sequence TTGAGTAGCCGGCGTCAAGCCCGCGGCATCGTTCCCCGCAAAAGCCTTGGGCAGAATTTCTTGACCGACGACGCTACGGCGCGCCGCATCGTCGAGGCGGCCGAGATCGAACGAGACGATTTGGCCTTCGAGATCGGTCCGGGCACAGGTGCGCTCACCGTGCACCTGGTGGAACGTGCCGGTTGGGTTGTGGCGATCGAGCTGGATCAAGCGCTTATCCCCGTGCTGCAAGATGCGCTGGGCGAGGCGCGGAATATCACCGTCGTCCACGGCGATGCGCTCGAAGTGGATTTCGCCGGCCTGGTCCGCGAGGCGGAGCGCGCATTCGGCAGGCCGTTCAAGGCGATCCGCTTCGTGGCCAACCTGCCGTATTACATCACCTCGGCCGCCATCCGGCGCATTCTGGAATGCGGCCTGCCTATCGCGACGATCGTGCTGACGGTTCAAACCGAGGTGGCCGAGCGAGTGACAGCACAGCCACCGAACATGAGCCTGTTGGCCGTCAGTGTGCAGTTCTATGGCCGGCCCGAGTTGCTGTTCAAGATTCCGCCGAGCCGGTTCTATCCCCAACCGGAGGTGGAGTCGGCCGTGTTGCGGATCCGGCCACATGCCCAGCCGCCGGATATAGGCGCCCAGGCATTCTTTCGGGTAGTCAAAGCCGGGTTCAGCCAGCCACGCAAACAGTTGCGCAACACCCTTGCTGCCGGTTTGGGCTTGAACAAAGCTCAAGTGGAGGCAATCCTGATGCAGAGTGGCATCGAGCCGGGGCGACGCGCCGAGACGATCAACGTCGAGGAGTGGAAGGAACTCACTAAAATTTTTATGTCAATTAAAAAATCGGTCGCCTAG
- a CDS encoding ornithine decarboxylase, producing MDKTLQRVNVGANVSRAAKTNFSIPQHSSTAHPLSPRAFNEYPATPGDHPIWRIPTLSLILSPARAVENFKAIQRAFPGATVGYAMKSNPHPSLLAALSRVDGARFEVASKAEIQALLDIGVPGSRIFFSNPVKQPAHIAFAVQAGIRLFAYDSEHEVEKLTQFNDPADPLEVYVRMTVTHQGALWPLTHKFGVEPRRAVELLRLAQARGLKPVGLAFHVGSQCVRPDTWADALNEIAPAWKMAREAGIPLDFIDIGGGFPAPYTGPTPQPQEIADAVYAVLETCAPGAKRLFLEPGRGVSGSAADMVLEITGLAQRPDGQTWLYVDGGYFSGLYEIPDGIRPAVQPVIRDARPLGMRTYRLAGPTCDSLDTLFEMRSPVELKAGDRLVLKTAGAYVYSVGSPFNGFPVPEVLHEDEWMLDLDEFRGMC from the coding sequence ATGGACAAGACCTTGCAGCGTGTGAACGTGGGCGCGAATGTGTCGCGCGCGGCAAAGACGAATTTCTCGATCCCTCAACACTCGAGCACGGCGCATCCGCTCAGCCCCCGCGCCTTCAACGAGTATCCTGCCACACCTGGCGATCATCCCATTTGGCGCATCCCAACGCTGTCGCTCATCCTCTCGCCGGCGCGCGCCGTCGAAAATTTCAAAGCGATCCAGCGCGCGTTCCCCGGCGCTACGGTGGGATATGCCATGAAGTCCAACCCGCATCCATCGCTGCTGGCGGCGCTGTCGCGCGTGGATGGCGCCCGGTTCGAAGTGGCATCGAAGGCGGAGATCCAGGCTCTGCTGGACATCGGCGTGCCGGGCAGTCGCATCTTCTTCAGCAACCCGGTCAAGCAACCTGCCCACATTGCGTTCGCCGTCCAAGCCGGCATTCGCCTGTTCGCCTACGACTCCGAACACGAAGTGGAGAAGCTGACGCAGTTCAACGATCCGGCCGATCCGCTGGAAGTCTATGTGCGCATGACGGTGACACACCAGGGCGCGCTGTGGCCACTCACGCACAAGTTTGGCGTGGAGCCGCGCCGCGCCGTCGAGTTGCTCAGACTAGCGCAAGCGCGCGGTCTGAAGCCCGTAGGATTGGCCTTCCACGTCGGCTCGCAGTGCGTGCGCCCGGATACCTGGGCCGACGCGCTGAACGAAATCGCGCCGGCCTGGAAGATGGCGCGCGAGGCCGGCATCCCGCTCGATTTCATTGACATCGGCGGCGGCTTCCCCGCGCCCTACACCGGCCCGACGCCGCAACCGCAAGAGATCGCCGACGCCGTCTATGCCGTCCTTGAGACGTGCGCACCGGGCGCCAAGCGGCTCTTCCTGGAGCCGGGGCGCGGCGTGAGTGGCAGCGCCGCCGACATGGTGCTGGAGATTACCGGCTTGGCGCAGCGGCCTGACGGGCAGACCTGGCTGTATGTGGATGGCGGTTACTTCTCCGGCCTGTATGAGATCCCGGACGGCATCCGCCCTGCCGTGCAGCCGGTGATCCGCGACGCGCGCCCGTTGGGCATGCGCACGTATCGCCTGGCCGGCCCGACGTGCGACTCGCTCGACACGCTGTTCGAGATGCGCTCGCCGGTCGAGCTGAAAGCCGGCGACCGGCTGGTGCTCAAGACGGCCGGCGCCTACGTGTATTCGGTCGGCTCGCCGTTCAACGGCTTCCCCGTGCCCGAGGTGTTGCACGAGGACGAGTGGATGCTGGACCTCGACGAATTCCGCGGCATGTGCTAG